In Lemur catta isolate mLemCat1 chromosome 18, mLemCat1.pri, whole genome shotgun sequence, a genomic segment contains:
- the FBXW12 gene encoding F-box/WD repeat-containing protein 12 isoform X1, translating to MSQGRHIHVASRFPTPIIWIWPQGRGQSGGQAGGPHTCSLFLSEPDGLHVEILTSTADFGLAFKFRASWRGEEIGCGFQPCKMEIQLPDVPVALIFSFLDAFSLLQVSRVNKCWNRIADSDHLWRTLCLKRWGFCDLTSKRLGTQTWKQFFLRQIKEERQMALAQPDDFICKEVTADLGVFEEVAYLSANGFTMDGQKKSVVCVVSSKHTLYTWDVQEGAMMWSSPAQESSIVYLATIPQMHLAITLDIEGTIKVWNCQDRDALAAFVMPWTCASMEAHFSKDGSFLMVGNSEGDIYTFTVPELKNISKVNAFQHSVDLLHCSPDKKWIFAGGIHQHIFSKVFFTDSLLKPSEDSIPLSLEFPCASCYRACWTPRMESRITLMFRKETTKTTGFATFDLATESAEGQTVIRAHQIGSFLLPVHVQSPLWMGASAENLIVFSSGPYLFLFTINGLLLQQFEHHQETIVDLWVDSLHVLTTSLDDSLHVYMWEEEGRYPYLKSCCHLGHMQHDQPLPSRYISKAICDNVSIAHVVSKRGKFSNLVMYSLHM from the exons ATGTCTCAAGGTAGACACATACACGTGGCAAGCAGATTTCCTACTCCAATAATTTGGATCTGGCCCCAGGGAAGAGGCCAAAGTGGAGGCCAGGCAGGGGGTCCACACACCTGCAGCTTGTTTCTGTCAGAGCCAGATGGGCTGCACGTGGAAATCCTTACAAGCACTGcagactttggcctagcctttaaATTCAGAGCAAGCTGGCGAGGAGAAGAGATTGGATGTGGGTTCCAGCCATGTAAAATGGAGATCCAACTGCCTGACGTGCCAGTGGCACTAATCTTCTCCTTCCTGGATGCGTTCAGCTTGCTGCAGGTCTCCCGAGTGAACAAG TGTTGGAATAGGATTGCAGACAGTGATCACCTGTGGAG AACACTGTGTCTGAAGAGATGGGGCTTCTGCGACCTCACCTCTAAGAGGCTGGGCACACAGACATGGAAGCAGTTCTTTCTCCGCCAAATAAAGGAAGAGCGTCAGATGGCACTGGCACAACCAGATGACTTTATCTGCAAAGAAGTAACTGCGGACCTAG GAGTCTTTGAAGAGGTGGCTTATCTCTCAGCAAACGGCTTCACAATGGATGGACAAAAGAAGTCAGTTGTTTGTGTTGTGTCTTCAAAGCACACACTTTATACCTGGGATGTGCAAGAG GGCGCTATGATGTGGTCGAGCCCCGCCCAGGAGTCCAGCATCGTGTATCTGGCAACTATTCCTCAGATGCATCTTGCAATCACTCTTGATATCGAGGGGACTATCAAAGTGTGGAATTGTCAGGACAGGGATGCTCTGGCTGCTTTTGTCATGCCGTGGACCTGTGCTTCCATGGAAGCCCATTTCTCAAAGGATGGCTCATTCCTAATG GTTGGCAATTCTGAAGGGGACATCTACACATTTACAGTGCCTGAgttaaagaatatttcaaaagtCAATGCATTTCAACATAGTGTTGATCTTCTACACTGCTCTCCTGACAAGAAATGGATCTTTGCGGGTGGGATCCATCAACACATCTTCTCAAAG GTATTTTTCACAGACAGCTTACTGAAACCATCAGAAGACAGCATCCCTCTGTCTCTGGAGTTCCCGTGTGCATCATGCTACAGAGCCTGCTGGACCCCACGGATGGAAAGTAGGATAACACTGATGTTCCGAAAAGAGACTACCAAAACGACGGGATTTGCCACCTTCGATCTAGCAACTGAGAGCGCTGAGGGCCAAACAGTCATCCGAG CACATCAGATCGGAAGTTTCCTGTTACCAGTTCACGTGCAGAGTCCTCTGTGGATGGGAGCCAGTGCTGAAAACCTGATTGTCTTTTCGAGCGGGCCGTACTTGTTCCTCTTCACCATCAATGGCCTCCTGCTGCAACAATTTGAGCACCACCAGGAAACCATTGTCGACTTGTGGGTG GATTCTCTCCATGTCCTCACTACATCCTTGGATGACTCTTTGCATGTGTACatgtgggaggaggaaggccGCTATCCATACCTCAAGAGCTGCTGTCACCTGGGACACATGCAGCATGATCAGCCGCTGCCGAGCCG GTATATCTCCAAGGCAATATGTGATAATGTGAGCATAGCACATGTGGTGTCAAAACGTGGTAAATTCAGCAATCTGGTGATGTATTCTTTGCATATGTAA
- the FBXW12 gene encoding F-box/WD repeat-containing protein 12 isoform X2, with the protein MSQGRHIHVASRFPTPIIWIWPQGRGQSGGQAGGPHTCSLFLSEPDGLHVEILTSTADFGLAFKFRASWRGEEIGCGFQPCKMEIQLPDVPVALIFSFLDAFSLLQVSRVNKCWNRIADSDHLWRTLCLKRWGFCDLTSKRLGTQTWKQFFLRQIKEERQMALAQPDDFICKEVTADLGVFEEVAYLSANGFTMDGQKKSVVCVVSSKHTLYTWDVQEGAMMWSSPAQESSIVYLATIPQMHLAITLDIEGTIKVWNCQDRDALAAFVMPWTCASMEAHFSKDGSFLMVGNSEGDIYTFTVPELKNISKVNAFQHSVDLLHCSPDKKWIFAGGIHQHIFSKVFFTDSLLKPSEDSIPLSLEFPCASCYRACWTPRMESRITLMFRKETTKTTGFATFDLATESAEGQTVIRVHVQSPLWMGASAENLIVFSSGPYLFLFTINGLLLQQFEHHQETIVDLWVDSLHVLTTSLDDSLHVYMWEEEGRYPYLKSCCHLGHMQHDQPLPSRYISKAICDNVSIAHVVSKRGKFSNLVMYSLHM; encoded by the exons ATGTCTCAAGGTAGACACATACACGTGGCAAGCAGATTTCCTACTCCAATAATTTGGATCTGGCCCCAGGGAAGAGGCCAAAGTGGAGGCCAGGCAGGGGGTCCACACACCTGCAGCTTGTTTCTGTCAGAGCCAGATGGGCTGCACGTGGAAATCCTTACAAGCACTGcagactttggcctagcctttaaATTCAGAGCAAGCTGGCGAGGAGAAGAGATTGGATGTGGGTTCCAGCCATGTAAAATGGAGATCCAACTGCCTGACGTGCCAGTGGCACTAATCTTCTCCTTCCTGGATGCGTTCAGCTTGCTGCAGGTCTCCCGAGTGAACAAG TGTTGGAATAGGATTGCAGACAGTGATCACCTGTGGAG AACACTGTGTCTGAAGAGATGGGGCTTCTGCGACCTCACCTCTAAGAGGCTGGGCACACAGACATGGAAGCAGTTCTTTCTCCGCCAAATAAAGGAAGAGCGTCAGATGGCACTGGCACAACCAGATGACTTTATCTGCAAAGAAGTAACTGCGGACCTAG GAGTCTTTGAAGAGGTGGCTTATCTCTCAGCAAACGGCTTCACAATGGATGGACAAAAGAAGTCAGTTGTTTGTGTTGTGTCTTCAAAGCACACACTTTATACCTGGGATGTGCAAGAG GGCGCTATGATGTGGTCGAGCCCCGCCCAGGAGTCCAGCATCGTGTATCTGGCAACTATTCCTCAGATGCATCTTGCAATCACTCTTGATATCGAGGGGACTATCAAAGTGTGGAATTGTCAGGACAGGGATGCTCTGGCTGCTTTTGTCATGCCGTGGACCTGTGCTTCCATGGAAGCCCATTTCTCAAAGGATGGCTCATTCCTAATG GTTGGCAATTCTGAAGGGGACATCTACACATTTACAGTGCCTGAgttaaagaatatttcaaaagtCAATGCATTTCAACATAGTGTTGATCTTCTACACTGCTCTCCTGACAAGAAATGGATCTTTGCGGGTGGGATCCATCAACACATCTTCTCAAAG GTATTTTTCACAGACAGCTTACTGAAACCATCAGAAGACAGCATCCCTCTGTCTCTGGAGTTCCCGTGTGCATCATGCTACAGAGCCTGCTGGACCCCACGGATGGAAAGTAGGATAACACTGATGTTCCGAAAAGAGACTACCAAAACGACGGGATTTGCCACCTTCGATCTAGCAACTGAGAGCGCTGAGGGCCAAACAGTCATCCGAG TTCACGTGCAGAGTCCTCTGTGGATGGGAGCCAGTGCTGAAAACCTGATTGTCTTTTCGAGCGGGCCGTACTTGTTCCTCTTCACCATCAATGGCCTCCTGCTGCAACAATTTGAGCACCACCAGGAAACCATTGTCGACTTGTGGGTG GATTCTCTCCATGTCCTCACTACATCCTTGGATGACTCTTTGCATGTGTACatgtgggaggaggaaggccGCTATCCATACCTCAAGAGCTGCTGTCACCTGGGACACATGCAGCATGATCAGCCGCTGCCGAGCCG GTATATCTCCAAGGCAATATGTGATAATGTGAGCATAGCACATGTGGTGTCAAAACGTGGTAAATTCAGCAATCTGGTGATGTATTCTTTGCATATGTAA